The region GCAAATACAAGGTTTGGCGGTGTTCCTATTAGCGTTCCAATTCCGCCAATAGAAGCGCTGTAGGCAATAGCTAGCATTAGAGCTTTACCAAGTACCGCTTGTTCATTTTCATCGCTAAAAGGATTGTTTTTTAACTGACTTATTATCGCGGTACCAATAGGTAGCATCATTACCGATGTAGCAGTATTGGATATCCACATAGAAAGAAATGCTGTGGCTATCATAAAACCGAGAATTATAAATTTTATTTTGCTTCCAATGAGGTTTATGATGTTCAGCGCGATTCTTCGGTGTAAATCCCATTTTTCTATAGCTACCGCGAGAACAAATCCGCCTAGGTATAAAAACACGTATTTATGACCAAAAGCTGCAGTAGTAGTTTCAATATCCAAAGCGCCGGTTAAGGGAAACATTACAATCGGTAATAAAGCCGTGACCGAAATTGGGATCACTTCGGTAACCCACCAGAGCGCCATCCAAATCGTTATGCAAAGTATATCAAAAGCAGCCGGGGGCATGGACTGTGGAGCGCCCAGTATTTGAAGTATAAAAAATAATAAAGGCCCCGCTATTAAAATTAGAGCTCTTATAAATTTATTCATTGGATAATGTTATCAAGGAACTACCAAGATATTAAATTTAATAAAGCGAGGTAATTCTTTGAATATTACCTAAGCTTTGGTATTTATAAAAATTCTATCTTAAATTAAATTTATTTCTTATGAAAATGTTAGAAATCAAAACCGCTTTACAAATCGCAAAACCAAGAGCTGAAATTTTTGAGGCGATTATAGATCCCGAAAAGATGAAGCACTATTTTATTGCTGAAAGCTCCGGAATGATGGAGGAGGGGAAGTCTATTAGCTGGAAATTTCCGGAATTCGAAGAATATGTACCGGTGAATGTGCTCAAATTAGTTCCCGATGAATTGATTTCTTTTGAATGGGAAGGTGCAAAAGATAAAAACCTGTTGGTTGAAATTAGCCTTAAAGAAGTTTCTAAAACCAGTACGCTGGTAAAAATAACCGAAGGAAAAATGGAAGCTAACGAGAAGGGAATCCAGTGGTTTGGAGGAAATACCGAAGGTTGGGCTAATTTCCTGGCTTGCTTAAAAGATTACCTTGAATTTGATATCAACCTTAGAAAAGGTGGCTTTGATTTTATGAAGGCATAGAACCAATACGTTATCCTGAACTCGTTTCAGAGCCTGCTCCGAAATTTATTCGGAGATCTAACATGATGCGATTTGAAATCATATTAGAAGCTGAAATAAATTCAGCTTGACGAATTTAATTTGAATAAATTATAAAAAAGAAAAACCCGTTTCGATTAAGAAACGGGTTTTTAAGTATCTGCTATGGCCGGGCCATTACATCATTCCGGGCATTCCGCCGCCCATTCCACCTGGCATACCGCCACCTTTGTCGTCTTCTGGGATATCCACAAGGGCACATTCGGTAGTTAAGATCATTCCGGCAACAGAAGCAGCATTTTCAAGTGCAACTCTCGTTACTTTCTTAGGATCTATAATTCCAGCTTTCATCATATCTACGTAAGTACCGGTCTTGGCATCATAGCCAAAATCTTTCTTACCTTCCAGGATTCTATTTATCACTACAGAAGCTTCACTTCCTGCATTTTCTACGATAGTTCTAAGCGGGGCTTCAATTGCTCTAAATACAATTTGAACTCCGGTTGCTTCATCGTCATTTTCAGTTTTCACTTTTGAAAGAACGGCTTGTGCTCTTACAAAAGCAACACCACCACCGGCAACTATACCTTCTTCTACAGCCGCACGGGTTGCGTGAAGTGCATCGTCTACACGGTCTTTTTTCTCCTTCATTTCAACTTCTGAAGCTGCACCTACATAAAGTACGGCAACACCGCCGGCTAGTTTAGCCAAACGCTCCTGAAGTTTTTCTTTATCATAATCTGAAGTTGTGGTTTCGATCTGAGCTTTGATCTGGTTTACACGTTCTTCAATTTGCTTGTTGTCTCCAGCACCGTTTACAATAGTAGTGTTATCTTTATCGATAGCTACTTTTTCAGCAGTACCTAACATATCTATGGTAGCATTTTCTAAAGAGAATCCTCTTTCTTCAGAAATAACAGTACCACCGGTTAGGATAGCGATATCTTCTAACATTGCTTTTCTACGGTCTCCAAATCCTGGTGCTTTAACAGCAGCAATTTTAAGAGAACCACGAAGTTTGTTTACTACCAAAGTAGCAAGAGCTTCGCCATCTACGTCTTCAGAAATAATTAAAAGTGGTTTTCCAGATTGTGCTACCGGCTCAAGAATTGGAAGCAAATCTTTCATTGAAGAGATCTTTTTGTCGAACAATAAAATGTACGGATCTTCAAGATCTGCAGTCATTTTCTCTGAATTCGTCACGAAATACGGAGAAAGATAACCACGGTCAAACTGCATACCTTCAACTACTTCTACGTGAGTTTCAGTACCTTTGGCTTCTTCAACGGTAATTACACCTTCTTTTCCAACTTTACCAAAAGCCTTGGCAATAAGATCACCAATATGCTCGTCGTTATTTGCTGAAATAGAAGCTACTTGTTTTATTTTTTCTGAAGAATCACCAACTTCTTTGGTTTGTTTCTCCAAATCTTTAGTGATTGCCAATACAGCCTTGTCTATACCTCTTTTAAGGTCCATTGGGCTTGCGCCTGCTGCAACGTTCTTAAGGCCTTCTTTTACGATTGCCTGGGCAAGTACAGTAGCGGTAGTAGTACCGTCACCAGCAAGATCATTGGTTTTAGAAGCAACTTCTTTCACCATTTGAGCTCCCATATTCTCTAAAGGATCTTCAAGCTCAATTTCTTTTGCTACAGTTACACCGTCTTTAGTTACGGTTGGCGCACCAAAAGATTTGCTTATTACTACGTTACGTCCTTTAGGACCTAAAGTTACTTTTACGGCATTGGCCAATGCATCTACACCGCGTTTTATTCCGTCGCGGGCCTGAATGTCAAACTTTATATTTTTTGCCATTGTTGGTTAATTTTGTGATTTCCGCGGTAGCGGAAATTGAATTAATAATATTTTATTTTGAAAATTTCCCCGGGAGTGGGGAAAAGAAGTTTTTAAACTATTGCAAGAATATCGTCTTCTCTCATCATTAGATAATCTGTGCCTTCAAGTTTTAATTCTGTACCAGAATACTTTCCGTAAAGTACAGTATCACCAACTTTCACAGTCATATCGTGGTCTTTATTTCCCTTACCTACAGCTACAACTTTTCCACGTTGTGGTTTTTCTTTAGCTGTTTCGGGAATGTAAATTCCAGATGCCGTTTTGGTTTCGGCTGCTTCAGGTTCAATAAGAACTCTGTCTGAGAGCGGTTTAATGTTTAGTCCCATTTTTTTATAAATTTATTAAGGTTAATTAATCTTTAAATAAGCGACTAAGCCTATTTCTAAAATTATGCCACCCCGCTTTCTCTGCCAATTACCAATAAAAAATGCCAGCTTGTCATAAGCTGGCATTTTTGAATTTTATAAAGAACTAAACCTTTTATTGGTCGTTGTCAGATTGAGGTTGTTGACCTGGCATTTGTGCTGGGGGAGTAGTAGTATTCTCAGGCATTGCGTCTTCATCAAAAACCCTTGATTCGCCGTAACCGGCATCGTCCATAATAGTTACGTTAGAAAGTAAAATAAGGACTAATAAAAGGGTTGCTAAGGTCCAGGTACTTTTATCTAAAAAGTCACCGGTCTTCTTAACACCACCTACTTGTTGCCCACTGCCACCAAAAGAGGAAGATAAACCACCGCCTTTAGGATTTTGTACCATAATTACCACTACCAGTAAAAAGGCTACAATAACTATTAATGCTAAAAAAATTGTAAAGGTGCTCATTCTTATTTTGAATTATTTTCTTGTAATTTTTCGGTTGCCCGAATTTGGTCAGCAAAGAAACCACTTTTTTCGGGATTTTTCAAAATTAATATTTTATAAGCCTGGATTGCCTTTTTATAGTTTTTTTGTTCCAAATAAACCCGTGCTAAAGTCTCTGTCATTAAAGATTCAGCGGGAGTTGTGCTCACTTCGGCAAGGTTAGATTTATTGGTAGGTTTGCCGGGTTTTATCTTCGGACTTTGGGAAATAAACCTGTCAATAAGTTCAAACTTTTTGTGCTGAACATCATCTTTTTGATATTCGGCTTCATCTTCTTCCCTTTTTATAGGTTGGGCTGAAGTAAGTCGTAACCATTCTGAAAAGGAATGTGATTCTGATGCATCGAACTCCAAAGGTTCCCCCAGTTTCAAATTATCTTCAGATGAATCTTTTTCTGTTTGCTCCCAGGCTTCAGGGCTTTTTTTAGAAAATAACTCGGGATCCATTACCTGCTCAGATTCCGATTGACGCATTTTAATGGCTTCATCTATAGCCATACTTCGTTTCGCAAAAACTTCTTCGGGTTCAAAAACCGTAATATTTCGCAATTGCTCTTCCTGATCCTGAATTTGCCTTGCAATTTTGTTCTGATTAAACTCTTTGGAAGTAATAAAATCGAACAGCACGCTTCGATTAGTGGTGTAGGCAGCGGTTTTTTTAAGTGCGCTGTTGTAACTGAATTCCTGGTGTTCTTTTAAACCTTTGAGCCTTACTGCCCGGGCCGCCTGAAAATACGGTGCTTTTTGAATTAGCTTTTCTAAGGCGGTAGTTTGCCCGGCGGTTATTTCAGCCGGTTGTTGCAGTAGTTGTATGAATTCGGTAGCTTCCATAATTACCAATCGGTTAAAGCGGCATTAAAAATATCCTGGGTTAGCCGGTTGTAAATTTCATCTAAAGCAGTTGCCAGAACATCACCAACCAGCTGTGCATTGGCGGGATAATCGTAATAAAACGAAAAACGCCTGTCAAAATCTTTTTCGGGTTCCAGGGTGTTATAATAACGAACGTTAACAGCGATGGTAAGCCTGTTTTGTGCAGCGGTATTCTCTGACGTAGCAGTTATTGGAGCTACATAAAAATCGATGATTTCTCCTTCAAAAATAAGATCGGCATTGTTATTTGCCAGGCTTAAGCTGGTTTGATTTTGAATAAGGTCCTGTAATTGTAAGGTGAAGGTCCTATCTATTCCCGGCTCTACTAAATCGGCCTGGTTTTGAAAGAAATTTACCTGAAATGAATCAGCATCACCGGTATCGGCACCTGTAAAGGAATAAATTCCGCAGGATTGTGTGCAGAGCAAAAGCACGAAACATAAAAAAAAAGCAGATTTTTTCATAAAATCGGGGGAATAAAATTACAGATCGTATTGTTTTATTTTTCTATACAGTGTGCGTTCGCTTATACCTAATTCCTCGGCAGCAGCTTTGCGTTTCCCGCTATGCCTTTCTAAAGATTTTTTTATAAGCTCTAATTCTTTATCCTGTAAAGAAAGGGTTTCTTCTTCCTGGATTTCTTCAGCAAAATAATATTTATCTTTTTCCCTGTTAATTTCAGATTTCGGACTGTTTTGCGGAATTTGAAGCACTTCCAATCTTTCATCATTTAAAGCTTCCAATTCTTCAGCATCAACATCTTCCCCGTCATCATCTCCATAAAGTTTTTGAATAAGACTTTCATTCTCATCCTGAACCTTTTTGGAGTTTCCACTTTCCATAAGTTTTAAGGTGAGTTTCTTGAGGTCGGTAAGGTCGCTTTTCATATCAAAAAGCACTTTGTAAAGAATTTCACGCTCGTTGCTAAAATCGCTTTCCTTTTTCTTATCGGCGATCACTGCGGGCAAATTACTACCGATATTTGGTAGATATTCTTTTAAACGTTCTGGACCAATAATGCGTTCCTGTTCTAAAACCGAAATTTGTTCAGCGATATTTCTTAATTGTCTAATATTCCCGCCCCAACGGTATTTTTGCAATAGATTTACCGCATCATCCTGAAGTTTAATGGTGGGCATTTTATATTTTAAGGCAAAATCTGAAGCGAATTTTCTGAATAATAAATGAATATCATCTTTACGGTCTCGCAGAGGTGGAAGATTAATTTCCACAGTACTCAATCTATAATAAAGATCTTCGCGGAAACGCTCTTTTTTGATCGATTCCTGCATATTGATATTTGTAGCCGCAATAATGCGAATATCAGATTTTTGCACTTTAGAGGAGCCTACTTTTATAAATTCTCCATTTTCCAGAACACGAAGTAGCCTAACCTGGGTGGGAAGCGGTAATTCTCCAACTTCATCTAAAAAAATAGTACCGCCATCGGCCACTTCAAAATAACCACTTCGGGTTTGGGTAGCGCCGGTAAAAGCGCCTTTTTCGTGACCAAAAAGTTCAGAATCTATAGTTCCTTCGGGAATTGCACCACAGTTTACCGCAATGTATTTCCCGTGTTTTCTATGAGAAAGCGAATGGATTATTTTTGGAATACTTTCTTTACCAACCCCACTTTCACCGGTTACTAATACCGAAATATCTGTAGGCGCAACCTGGATTGCTTTTTCTATAGCGCGGTTAAGGCGCTGATCGTCGCCAATTATTCCAAACCGCTGTTTTACTGCCTGAATTGATTCCATAAATAAGGTCCTGCTGTTCCAAAAAGATAAAAATCAAGTTCTTAAGAATGATTTTTATGCAAAAGGAAGTAACTGCTATTTTTAGTTATTTTTCACTGTGCCCAACCGCTTCACCTATTAAAGTGGCGCTGGTGCAATCGTTTATTTTTACGTTTACAAAATCTCCAACTTTATAGTTTTCCTTAGGGAAAACAGCTACCGTATTTTGTGTGGTACGACCGCTCCAGTGCTCGCTGGATTTTTTGGATTCTCTTTCAATTAAAACCTCTACGGTGTCTCCAAGAAATCGTTGCGTTCTAAAGTGGTTATGTTCCCGTTGAAGCTTCACTATTTCAGCCAATCTTCGTTGTTTTACTTCGGCAGGAACATCGTCTTCCAATTTGCGTGCAGCCATAGTGCCCGGTCTTTCAGAATAAGCATACATATATCCAAAGTCATACTTCACATATTCCATCAATGATAAAGTATCCTTGTGATCTTCTTCCGTTTCAGTTGGGAAACCAACTATAAGATCCTGGGAAATGGAACATTCTGGCATTAATTCTCTTATATAGTCTATAAGTTTAAAATATTCTTCCCTGGTGTGCAGCCTGTTCATTTCTTTTAAAATCCTGTCGCTTCCGCTTTGAACCGGTAAATGAATATGCTTACAGATATTTGGATAAGCGGCCACAACTTCAATAACCTCAAAGGTCATATCCTGCGGATTTGAAGTTGAGAACCTAATCCTCATTTTTGGTTGTGCTTCAGCAACGAGTTTCAAAAGCTGTGAGAAATTAGTAGCCGTAGCCTTTTGCATTTTAGAAGCATTTTTAAAATCTTTTTTGAGTCCGCCGCCATACCATAAATAACTATCTACGTTTTGACCCAAAAGTGTGATTTCTTTAAATCCTTTGTCCCAAAGATCGTTTACTTCCTCTACGATACTTTGTGGGTCGCGGCTGCGTTCTCTTCCGCGGGTAAAAGGTACCACGCAAAAAGTGCACATATTATCGCAACCCCGGGTTATAGAAACAAAAGCTGAAACGCCATTAGTTTGCAAGCGCACGGGAGAAATATCACCGTAAGTCTCTTCTTTAGAAAGAAGCACATTTATAGCATCGCGACCTGCTTCAACTTCGTTTATAAGGTTTGGGAGATCTTTATAGGCATCTGGCCCAACCACAAGGTCTACAATTTTTTCTTCTTCCAGGAATTTCTCTTTTAAACGCTCGGCCATACAGCCTAAAACGCCAACCTTCATTCCCGGGTTTATTTTTTTTACTGCATTGTATTTTTCAAGTCTTTTGCGAACGGTTTGTTCGGCTTTTTCTCTTATAGAACAGGTGTTTACCAAAACAAGATCGGCTTCTTCAAGATTTTGCGTAGTATTAAAACCTTCTTTTGCAAGAATAGAAGCAACAATTTCACTGTCGCTAAAATTCATCGCACAGCCGTAACTTTCAATAAAAAGCTTGCGGCTATTTTCTTGCTTAGGCTCCATTACGAGCGTATTTCCCTGTTGTTTTTCGTCTATTGTCTTCTCCATAATTCAAATCTTCCTTTTCAGGATTAAGAAATGCAAAGATAAGGGTAAAACGAACTTCTGACAAAGTGACAGCAATTTTTTTAATTTTCTCACGCAACCTTTTTGAATTTAATGCATCTATATAGAAACCAACCTGATAATTATGAGATTTTTCTACAGTTTAATTACGTTGCTACTTCTGCTACTAATGGCTTTATTCACCTCTTGTGAGAAAGACGCTACCGAAGAAGAATTTTATAATGTAGCGGTTCCCGTTGTGAAGCCTATTGAAGAATTTAGAGCTATGGTAAAGATTTCTGAACCAAGAGCGATCTCTGAAGCAGGTAAGATTTATTCTTATGGGGATTATGTTTTTATAAATGATGATAATAAAGGAATACATATTATAGATAACAGCGATCACCGAAATCCTGTAAAAATTAAATTTCTTGAAATTCCGCAGAATACCGATATCGCCGTAAAAGATGATATGTTGTTTGCAAATTCGGCAATGGATCTTGTGGTATTTGATATAAGTAATATGAATAATATTAAGGAGGGTGAAAGAATGAAAAATGTTTTTCCCAATCACAATAGTCGTATTCCAGCCAATGCTTCTTTTGTAGATAGCGATAATTTTAATGCTGAAACCGAAGTGGTGATAGGTTATGTGATGGAAACCCGAAAGATTGAAATGGCAAATGATACACAGTGGCTAACTAATGACGGAGCTTCTTTTTCTGAATCAGGGAATTCATCAGGCGGTTCCGGTACCGGTGGATCTTTAGCGCGTTTCAATATTCACCAGGACTTTTTATATGTGGTAGATCAAAATCAACTATCTGTTTTCAATATCGCGGGTTTAAGAAATCCTGAATTAATAAAAACCGAATGGGTGGGAAGAGATATAGAAACCATCTTTCACAAGGAGAATCACCTGTACCTGGGAAGTTCTACAGGAATGTATATCTATAGCGTAGAAGATCCTGCTGCGCCTCAGTTTAAATCTATGTTTAGCCATATTTTAGGTTGCGATCCAGTTGTAGTGCAAGGTGATATTGCCTATGTGACCATTCGTGGTGGAAATGCTTGCGGACAGGATTGGAGCCAGCTGGATGTGATAGATGTGGCCGATAAATCCAATCCGCAGTTGCTACAATCTTATGATATGGAAAATCCTTACGGACTTGGCGTAAAAGACGATTGGCTGTTTGTTTGTGATGGTACGGCCGGTTTAAAAATATATGATACAAAAAATACCCCCAACCTGGAACTAATTGACCATTTTCAGGAAATTAACACCTATGACGTCATCCCTCTAGAAGATGTGCTTTTAATGGTTGGGGACAATACATTATTCCAATATACTTATAAAGGTAATGAGATCAATTTACTAAGCACTTTCAGCCTTAATTGATTTTATTTTGTTTG is a window of Salegentibacter salegens DNA encoding:
- a CDS encoding SRPBCC domain-containing protein is translated as MKMLEIKTALQIAKPRAEIFEAIIDPEKMKHYFIAESSGMMEEGKSISWKFPEFEEYVPVNVLKLVPDELISFEWEGAKDKNLLVEISLKEVSKTSTLVKITEGKMEANEKGIQWFGGNTEGWANFLACLKDYLEFDINLRKGGFDFMKA
- the groL gene encoding chaperonin GroEL (60 kDa chaperone family; promotes refolding of misfolded polypeptides especially under stressful conditions; forms two stacked rings of heptamers to form a barrel-shaped 14mer; ends can be capped by GroES; misfolded proteins enter the barrel where they are refolded when GroES binds), encoding MAKNIKFDIQARDGIKRGVDALANAVKVTLGPKGRNVVISKSFGAPTVTKDGVTVAKEIELEDPLENMGAQMVKEVASKTNDLAGDGTTTATVLAQAIVKEGLKNVAAGASPMDLKRGIDKAVLAITKDLEKQTKEVGDSSEKIKQVASISANNDEHIGDLIAKAFGKVGKEGVITVEEAKGTETHVEVVEGMQFDRGYLSPYFVTNSEKMTADLEDPYILLFDKKISSMKDLLPILEPVAQSGKPLLIISEDVDGEALATLVVNKLRGSLKIAAVKAPGFGDRRKAMLEDIAILTGGTVISEERGFSLENATIDMLGTAEKVAIDKDNTTIVNGAGDNKQIEERVNQIKAQIETTTSDYDKEKLQERLAKLAGGVAVLYVGAASEVEMKEKKDRVDDALHATRAAVEEGIVAGGGVAFVRAQAVLSKVKTENDDEATGVQIVFRAIEAPLRTIVENAGSEASVVINRILEGKKDFGYDAKTGTYVDMMKAGIIDPKKVTRVALENAASVAGMILTTECALVDIPEDDKGGGMPGGMGGGMPGMM
- a CDS encoding co-chaperone GroES; translation: MGLNIKPLSDRVLIEPEAAETKTASGIYIPETAKEKPQRGKVVAVGKGNKDHDMTVKVGDTVLYGKYSGTELKLEGTDYLMMREDDILAIV
- the secG gene encoding preprotein translocase subunit SecG translates to MSTFTIFLALIVIVAFLLVVVIMVQNPKGGGLSSSFGGSGQQVGGVKKTGDFLDKSTWTLATLLLVLILLSNVTIMDDAGYGESRVFDEDAMPENTTTPPAQMPGQQPQSDNDQ
- a CDS encoding LptE family protein, whose protein sequence is MKKSAFFLCFVLLLCTQSCGIYSFTGADTGDADSFQVNFFQNQADLVEPGIDRTFTLQLQDLIQNQTSLSLANNNADLIFEGEIIDFYVAPITATSENTAAQNRLTIAVNVRYYNTLEPEKDFDRRFSFYYDYPANAQLVGDVLATALDEIYNRLTQDIFNAALTDW
- a CDS encoding sigma-54 interaction domain-containing protein — its product is MESIQAVKQRFGIIGDDQRLNRAIEKAIQVAPTDISVLVTGESGVGKESIPKIIHSLSHRKHGKYIAVNCGAIPEGTIDSELFGHEKGAFTGATQTRSGYFEVADGGTIFLDEVGELPLPTQVRLLRVLENGEFIKVGSSKVQKSDIRIIAATNINMQESIKKERFREDLYYRLSTVEINLPPLRDRKDDIHLLFRKFASDFALKYKMPTIKLQDDAVNLLQKYRWGGNIRQLRNIAEQISVLEQERIIGPERLKEYLPNIGSNLPAVIADKKKESDFSNEREILYKVLFDMKSDLTDLKKLTLKLMESGNSKKVQDENESLIQKLYGDDDGEDVDAEELEALNDERLEVLQIPQNSPKSEINREKDKYYFAEEIQEEETLSLQDKELELIKKSLERHSGKRKAAAEELGISERTLYRKIKQYDL
- the miaB gene encoding tRNA (N6-isopentenyl adenosine(37)-C2)-methylthiotransferase MiaB, translated to MEKTIDEKQQGNTLVMEPKQENSRKLFIESYGCAMNFSDSEIVASILAKEGFNTTQNLEEADLVLVNTCSIREKAEQTVRKRLEKYNAVKKINPGMKVGVLGCMAERLKEKFLEEEKIVDLVVGPDAYKDLPNLINEVEAGRDAINVLLSKEETYGDISPVRLQTNGVSAFVSITRGCDNMCTFCVVPFTRGRERSRDPQSIVEEVNDLWDKGFKEITLLGQNVDSYLWYGGGLKKDFKNASKMQKATATNFSQLLKLVAEAQPKMRIRFSTSNPQDMTFEVIEVVAAYPNICKHIHLPVQSGSDRILKEMNRLHTREEYFKLIDYIRELMPECSISQDLIVGFPTETEEDHKDTLSLMEYVKYDFGYMYAYSERPGTMAARKLEDDVPAEVKQRRLAEIVKLQREHNHFRTQRFLGDTVEVLIERESKKSSEHWSGRTTQNTVAVFPKENYKVGDFVNVKINDCTSATLIGEAVGHSEK
- a CDS encoding LVIVD repeat-containing protein, which codes for MRFFYSLITLLLLLLMALFTSCEKDATEEEFYNVAVPVVKPIEEFRAMVKISEPRAISEAGKIYSYGDYVFINDDNKGIHIIDNSDHRNPVKIKFLEIPQNTDIAVKDDMLFANSAMDLVVFDISNMNNIKEGERMKNVFPNHNSRIPANASFVDSDNFNAETEVVIGYVMETRKIEMANDTQWLTNDGASFSESGNSSGGSGTGGSLARFNIHQDFLYVVDQNQLSVFNIAGLRNPELIKTEWVGRDIETIFHKENHLYLGSSTGMYIYSVEDPAAPQFKSMFSHILGCDPVVVQGDIAYVTIRGGNACGQDWSQLDVIDVADKSNPQLLQSYDMENPYGLGVKDDWLFVCDGTAGLKIYDTKNTPNLELIDHFQEINTYDVIPLEDVLLMVGDNTLFQYTYKGNEINLLSTFSLN